The Microbacterium sp. LWO12-1.2 genome includes a window with the following:
- the argJ gene encoding bifunctional glutamate N-acetyltransferase/amino-acid acetyltransferase ArgJ, protein MSVTAPAGFEAAGVVAGLKSTGKPDVAVVVNRGPRKIGAAVFTSNRAKANPIIWSQQVIADRVVEAVVLNSGGANCFTGSFGFQTTHQTAEKAAELLGVSAGDVLVCSTGLIGTGDDVFRAKVLDGTAQAIAALSADGGDLAAQAIMTTDTVAKTAVVSRDGWSIGGMAKGAGMLAPGLATMLVVITTDADLEALEADSALRAATGRTFDRLDSDGCMSTNDQVTLLANGASGVKPDIEEFTAALVELSQELAVKLQGDAEGASHDITIEVRHAVSEKDAVEVGRSVARNNLFKAAIFGNDPNWGRVLAAIGTTGAQFDPYDVDVWMNGVRVCTAGGPDRPREEVDLTPRATHLLIDLRIGEATATILTNDLTHDYVHENSAYAS, encoded by the coding sequence GTGAGCGTCACCGCACCGGCCGGGTTCGAAGCGGCCGGAGTCGTCGCAGGACTCAAGTCGACAGGTAAACCCGACGTCGCCGTCGTCGTCAACCGCGGCCCGCGCAAGATCGGCGCCGCGGTGTTCACGAGCAACCGCGCCAAGGCGAACCCGATCATCTGGTCGCAGCAGGTGATCGCCGACCGGGTCGTCGAGGCCGTGGTGCTCAACTCCGGCGGGGCGAACTGCTTCACCGGGAGCTTCGGCTTCCAGACCACGCACCAGACCGCCGAGAAGGCCGCAGAGCTCCTGGGCGTCAGCGCGGGTGACGTGCTGGTGTGCTCGACCGGACTGATCGGCACCGGCGACGACGTCTTCCGCGCCAAGGTGCTCGACGGCACGGCGCAGGCGATCGCCGCACTCAGCGCCGACGGGGGAGACCTCGCGGCACAGGCGATCATGACCACCGACACCGTGGCCAAGACCGCGGTCGTCAGTCGCGACGGCTGGAGCATCGGGGGCATGGCGAAGGGCGCGGGCATGCTCGCCCCTGGGCTCGCGACCATGCTCGTCGTGATCACGACCGACGCCGACCTCGAGGCGCTCGAAGCGGACTCCGCCCTGCGTGCCGCGACGGGTCGCACGTTCGACCGTCTCGACTCCGACGGCTGCATGTCGACCAACGACCAGGTCACCCTGCTCGCGAACGGTGCGAGTGGTGTGAAACCCGACATCGAGGAGTTCACGGCGGCGCTGGTCGAGCTCTCGCAGGAGCTCGCAGTCAAGCTGCAGGGCGATGCGGAGGGTGCGAGCCACGACATCACGATCGAGGTCCGTCATGCGGTCTCCGAGAAGGATGCCGTGGAGGTCGGTCGTTCGGTCGCACGGAACAACCTGTTCAAGGCCGCGATCTTCGGCAACGACCCGAACTGGGGACGCGTGCTCGCGGCCATCGGCACCACCGGAGCGCAGTTCGACCCCTACGACGTCGACGTCTGGATGAACGGCGTGCGCGTCTGCACCGCCGGCGGTCCTGACCGTCCGCGCGAAGAGGTCGACCTCACCCCGCGCGCCACGCATCTGCTGATCGACCTGCGCATCGGTGAGGCCACCGCGACGATCCTCACGAACGACCTCACGCACGACTACGTGCACGAGAACAGCGCGTACGCCTCATGA
- a CDS encoding DUF402 domain-containing protein, whose amino-acid sequence MSILPQSTPAAVPEGVRPLGEGPFLAPGAQIDWHYRKPGWQPGEPSTITPTRVVRDDERGLVAWLAAGTLQEGQGAPDGQRVRSVPLDRRWIEPRTRIVEEWWGNGILRIAPAGAAWSVWLFWSDVTGPEWEFAGWYVNLENAHLRTDHDTYTSDHILDVEIDAAGGIHLKDEDEVIAAIEQGRLSAEQAAQIERHADAAIVSFREGDWPFDAEWRDWRPDPTWTIPQLAGLDDLSAR is encoded by the coding sequence ATGAGCATCCTTCCGCAGAGCACCCCGGCGGCCGTGCCCGAGGGCGTGCGCCCGTTGGGCGAGGGACCGTTCCTCGCCCCCGGCGCGCAGATCGACTGGCACTACCGCAAGCCGGGCTGGCAGCCGGGGGAGCCGTCGACGATCACTCCGACGCGGGTGGTGCGCGACGACGAACGCGGCCTCGTCGCGTGGCTGGCTGCGGGCACCCTCCAGGAGGGTCAGGGCGCGCCGGACGGTCAGCGGGTACGCAGCGTGCCGCTCGATCGCCGCTGGATCGAACCGCGCACGCGCATCGTCGAGGAGTGGTGGGGCAACGGCATCCTGCGGATCGCCCCTGCGGGCGCCGCGTGGTCGGTGTGGCTGTTCTGGAGCGACGTGACCGGTCCGGAGTGGGAGTTCGCCGGGTGGTATGTGAACCTCGAGAACGCGCACCTGCGTACCGATCACGACACGTACACGTCCGACCATATCCTCGATGTGGAGATCGACGCGGCCGGCGGCATCCATCTGAAGGACGAGGACGAGGTCATCGCCGCGATCGAACAGGGGCGCCTCAGCGCAGAACAGGCCGCGCAGATCGAGCGCCATGCGGATGCGGCCATCGTGTCGTTCCGCGAGGGGGACTGGCCGTTCGACGCCGAGTGGCGCGACTGGCGGCCGGATCCGACCTGGACGATCCCGCAGCTGGCAGGCCTCGACGACCTCTCCGCCCGCTGA
- a CDS encoding bifunctional hydroxymethylpyrimidine kinase/phosphomethylpyrimidine kinase, which translates to MSADLSLYLVTDAALCGERGVIETVRHAVDGGVRLVQLREKHASDGEVVEQLLDLSAAIDGRALLVVNDRLDAALEARRRGARVDGVHLGQGDASVLRARQELGPDALIGLTANAPEHLDAVRALPPGTVDYLGVGVIRPTLTKADHPPALGIEGFRQFAAESPLPCVAIGGVGIDDIEPLRAAGAVGIAVVSALCAAEDPAAAAKEFRGRWQAVSVPRVLTIAGSDPSGGAGIQADLKSIAANGGYGMAAIAALTVQNTRGVRAIHVPPSDFLRQQLDALSDDIVIDAVKIGMLADAEAVRTVIAWLDAVRPSIVVVDPVMVATSGDRLLDTAAESALRELLERADVVTPNLAELAVLVGREITGWSDALAAAEALSAQIGAAVLVKGGHLEGAEAPDALIDAATGGRQHFTGTRIDTANTHGTGCSLSSAIATLLARGQDPVAAVSHARAWLRESLRESSALDVGGGHGPIHHFAGLWTRGGLSTRPTAADVAAEWWDGIADIRAEIDALPFIRALADGTLQREPFVFYLAQDALYLREYARVLAEAARRAPTSAEQAFWAQSAYGSIVGELELHASWLTPAQGVTAATFAAEPAHDTVAYLDHLRATAFDGRYPELIAAILPCFWLYTDLGERLHAGAFGSRPQDSDHPYASWLATYADPAFAEATAQAVAYVTEAAAQADVETRARMRRAFALSSAHEREFFAAPGRLRDAT; encoded by the coding sequence ATGAGCGCCGACCTGTCGCTCTACCTGGTCACCGACGCGGCCCTGTGCGGCGAACGCGGCGTGATCGAGACCGTCCGCCACGCGGTCGACGGCGGAGTGCGCCTCGTGCAGCTCCGCGAGAAGCACGCGTCGGACGGTGAGGTCGTGGAGCAGCTGCTCGACCTGTCGGCAGCGATCGACGGTCGCGCGCTGCTCGTCGTCAACGACCGCCTGGACGCGGCGCTCGAGGCGCGGCGTCGCGGAGCCAGGGTCGACGGTGTCCACCTCGGCCAGGGTGACGCCTCAGTGCTGCGGGCGCGCCAGGAGCTCGGGCCCGATGCCCTGATCGGACTCACCGCGAATGCGCCGGAGCACCTCGACGCAGTCCGCGCGCTTCCGCCGGGCACGGTCGACTACCTCGGGGTCGGTGTCATCCGCCCGACGCTCACCAAGGCGGACCACCCGCCGGCCCTCGGTATCGAGGGATTCCGGCAGTTCGCGGCCGAGAGCCCGCTGCCGTGCGTGGCGATCGGCGGGGTCGGGATCGATGACATCGAGCCGTTGCGTGCCGCAGGCGCTGTCGGGATCGCGGTGGTATCGGCGCTCTGCGCTGCCGAGGATCCGGCTGCGGCGGCGAAGGAGTTCCGTGGGCGCTGGCAGGCGGTCTCGGTGCCGCGCGTGCTCACGATCGCCGGCAGCGACCCCTCCGGAGGGGCGGGCATCCAGGCGGATCTCAAGTCGATCGCGGCCAACGGGGGATACGGCATGGCCGCGATCGCCGCGTTGACCGTGCAGAACACCCGCGGCGTGCGGGCGATCCACGTCCCGCCGTCCGACTTCCTGCGGCAGCAGCTCGACGCGCTGTCGGATGACATCGTCATCGACGCGGTCAAGATCGGGATGCTCGCGGATGCCGAGGCCGTCCGCACCGTGATCGCTTGGCTCGACGCCGTCCGTCCATCGATCGTGGTGGTCGACCCCGTCATGGTCGCCACCAGCGGAGACCGGCTCCTCGACACCGCAGCGGAATCGGCGCTCCGGGAACTGCTCGAGCGCGCGGATGTCGTGACGCCGAACCTCGCGGAGCTCGCGGTGCTGGTGGGACGGGAGATCACCGGCTGGTCCGATGCGCTCGCCGCAGCTGAAGCACTCTCGGCGCAGATCGGAGCGGCAGTGCTCGTGAAGGGTGGCCATCTCGAGGGTGCGGAGGCGCCGGATGCCCTCATCGACGCAGCGACAGGGGGCCGGCAGCACTTCACGGGTACGCGCATCGACACCGCGAACACCCACGGAACCGGATGCTCCCTGTCGTCCGCGATCGCGACGCTGCTCGCCCGGGGGCAGGATCCCGTCGCTGCGGTCTCGCACGCGCGCGCCTGGCTGCGGGAGTCGCTCCGCGAGAGCAGCGCACTCGACGTGGGTGGCGGGCATGGCCCCATCCACCATTTCGCGGGACTCTGGACCCGCGGGGGTCTGAGCACCCGCCCGACGGCTGCGGACGTGGCCGCCGAGTGGTGGGACGGCATCGCGGATATCAGGGCCGAGATCGACGCCCTGCCGTTCATCCGCGCGCTCGCCGACGGCACGCTGCAGCGGGAGCCGTTCGTCTTCTACCTCGCGCAGGATGCGCTCTACCTGCGCGAGTACGCCCGCGTGCTGGCGGAGGCCGCGCGGCGTGCCCCCACCTCTGCGGAGCAGGCGTTCTGGGCGCAGTCCGCCTATGGCTCGATCGTCGGGGAGCTCGAGCTGCACGCCTCCTGGCTCACTCCGGCGCAGGGAGTCACCGCGGCCACGTTCGCGGCGGAGCCGGCGCACGACACGGTGGCGTACCTCGACCATCTGCGCGCCACGGCGTTCGACGGTCGGTACCCCGAGCTGATCGCCGCGATCCTGCCCTGCTTCTGGCTCTACACCGACCTCGGGGAGCGGCTGCACGCCGGGGCGTTCGGCAGCCGTCCGCAGGATTCTGACCATCCGTACGCCTCCTGGCTCGCGACCTACGCCGACCCGGCTTTCGCGGAGGCGACGGCCCAGGCGGTCGCGTACGTCACCGAGGCTGCGGCGCAGGCGGACGTCGAGACGCGCGCCCGCATGCGGCGCGCCTTCGCGCTGTCCAGCGCACATGAGCGGGAATTCTTCGCCGCGCCTGGCAGGCTACGCGACGCCACATGA
- the argC gene encoding N-acetyl-gamma-glutamyl-phosphate reductase, with protein MTYSVAVSGASGYAGGEILRLLAGHPDIEIRTVTAHSNAGQPLIQHQPHLRSLAGLTLQDTTPEILAGHDIVFLALPHGQSGQYTDALGDTPLVIDAGADHRLTSQDAWDAFYGGAFHEPWSYGVPELLVGGTKQREALRGATRIAAPGCNASTVSLSLVPGVAAGVIDPGDIVSVLAVGPSGAGKSLKSNLLASEILGTANPYAVGGTHRHIPEIRQALAASTGAAPDGIRISFTPVLVPMSRGILATSTAPIVAGVTDAEIREAWESAYDGEPFVHLLPEGSFPRTADVLGANTALIGLAIDRAANRVTVVTAVDNLVKGTAGAAIQSMNIALGLPEDRALSINGVAP; from the coding sequence ATGACGTATTCCGTCGCCGTCTCCGGCGCATCCGGCTACGCAGGCGGCGAGATTCTGCGCCTCCTCGCCGGTCATCCCGACATCGAGATCCGCACCGTCACCGCACATTCGAACGCGGGGCAGCCGCTGATCCAGCATCAGCCGCACCTGCGCTCGCTCGCGGGCCTGACGCTGCAGGACACCACCCCAGAGATCCTGGCCGGGCACGACATCGTGTTCCTGGCCCTGCCGCACGGGCAGTCTGGCCAGTACACCGACGCGCTCGGCGACACCCCGCTCGTGATCGATGCGGGTGCCGACCACCGGCTGACCTCGCAGGACGCCTGGGACGCGTTCTACGGCGGAGCCTTCCATGAGCCGTGGTCCTACGGTGTGCCCGAGCTGCTCGTCGGCGGGACGAAGCAGCGCGAAGCTCTTCGTGGCGCGACCAGGATCGCGGCCCCCGGGTGCAATGCGTCCACGGTCAGCCTGAGCCTGGTGCCCGGCGTCGCGGCCGGGGTGATCGATCCGGGCGACATCGTCTCGGTGCTCGCGGTGGGCCCATCGGGCGCAGGCAAGAGTCTGAAGTCGAACCTGCTCGCCAGCGAGATCCTCGGCACCGCCAACCCCTACGCGGTCGGCGGTACGCACCGGCACATCCCTGAGATCCGGCAGGCGCTCGCCGCATCCACTGGGGCAGCCCCTGACGGCATCCGCATCTCCTTCACCCCGGTGCTCGTGCCGATGTCGCGCGGCATCCTCGCCACCTCCACCGCGCCGATCGTCGCGGGCGTCACCGACGCCGAGATCCGCGAGGCCTGGGAGAGCGCATACGACGGCGAGCCCTTCGTGCACCTGCTCCCCGAAGGCAGCTTCCCGCGCACGGCCGATGTGCTCGGCGCCAACACGGCGTTGATCGGTCTCGCGATCGACCGGGCCGCGAACCGCGTCACGGTCGTCACGGCTGTCGACAACCTCGTCAAGGGCACCGCCGGCGCCGCCATCCAATCCATGAACATCGCGCTCGGGCTTCCCGAGGACCGCGCCCTCTCAATCAACGGAGTCGCACCATGA
- the argB gene encoding acetylglutamate kinase, producing MTDIQDTPAEVAAQKATTLIESLPWLKKFRDQIVVVKYGGNAMVSEELQDAFAQDIAYLRYVGVQPVVVHGGGPQISDMLQRLDIPSEFKGGYRVTNTEAISVVRMVLTGQVNPQLVTKINSHGPIATGLSGEDAGLFGGRRRGVMIDGEEVDLGRVGDVVEVDPTPVLDHLAAGRIPVVSSIAPDLDHPGHSLNVNADAAASALAVALNARKLVILTDVPGLYADWPNRDSLVSHLTSTALIEMLPSLESGMIPKMRACLEAVESGVDAAAIIDGRVPHSVLVELFTNKGIGTEVVAG from the coding sequence ATGACGGACATCCAGGACACTCCTGCCGAGGTCGCCGCGCAGAAGGCCACGACCCTCATCGAGTCGCTGCCGTGGCTGAAGAAGTTCCGCGATCAGATCGTGGTGGTCAAGTACGGCGGCAACGCCATGGTCTCGGAAGAGCTGCAGGACGCATTCGCGCAGGACATCGCCTACCTCCGGTACGTCGGTGTGCAGCCGGTGGTCGTGCACGGCGGCGGCCCGCAGATCTCCGACATGCTGCAGCGCCTCGACATCCCCAGCGAGTTCAAGGGCGGCTACCGGGTCACCAACACCGAGGCGATCAGCGTGGTGCGCATGGTGCTCACCGGTCAGGTCAACCCGCAGCTCGTCACCAAGATCAACTCCCACGGCCCCATCGCCACCGGGCTCAGCGGTGAGGACGCCGGTCTGTTCGGCGGGCGTCGCCGTGGCGTCATGATCGACGGGGAAGAGGTCGACCTCGGCCGCGTCGGCGACGTGGTGGAGGTGGACCCCACCCCGGTCCTCGACCATCTGGCGGCCGGCCGCATCCCCGTCGTCTCCAGCATCGCGCCGGATCTCGACCACCCTGGGCACTCGTTGAACGTGAACGCGGATGCCGCGGCATCCGCTCTGGCAGTGGCGCTGAACGCCCGCAAGCTCGTGATCCTCACGGATGTGCCCGGCCTGTACGCGGACTGGCCCAACCGCGACTCGCTCGTGTCGCACCTCACCTCCACAGCTCTCATCGAGATGCTGCCGAGCCTCGAGTCGGGCATGATCCCGAAGATGCGCGCGTGCCTCGAGGCCGTCGAGAGCGGCGTGGATGCCGCGGCCATCATCGACGGACGGGTGCCGCACTCGGTGCTCGTGGAACTCTTCACCAACAAAGGAATCGGAACGGAAGTGGTGGCAGGATGA
- a CDS encoding NAD-dependent epimerase/dehydratase family protein gives MTEVLILGGTGWLSGRIARRWADDGAAVTCLARGARPAPAGVTLVRGDRDQPDAYDGLARGWDHVVDISSRADHVAAAVAALGAHAQRWSYISSMSVYADDATVCADESAPVHEAARPGDEYDYAAEKVAAEQQVRALGDRALIVRPGLIVGDGDPSDRFGYWAAAFARARGDSVLLPPLEGRVTQVIDVDDLAAYVITASAAGVSGAVNAIGDRHPLQDVLLRIQDAVGHRGETVIADEDWLADHGVAYWSGERSLPLWLPADMTGFMTRSNAAFHRTGGALRAIDDTIARVVADEIARGVDRERRAGLAREDERALLAELL, from the coding sequence ATGACGGAAGTGCTGATCCTGGGCGGAACCGGCTGGCTCTCCGGGCGGATCGCCCGCCGATGGGCGGATGACGGAGCGGCGGTGACGTGCCTCGCCCGCGGCGCGCGGCCTGCTCCGGCGGGCGTGACGCTCGTACGCGGCGACCGTGATCAGCCCGACGCCTACGACGGGCTTGCCCGCGGCTGGGATCACGTGGTCGACATCTCCTCGCGGGCCGATCATGTGGCAGCCGCCGTGGCCGCGCTCGGGGCACATGCGCAGCGATGGTCTTACATCTCGTCGATGTCGGTCTACGCCGACGATGCGACCGTGTGCGCCGACGAGTCCGCGCCGGTGCATGAGGCGGCCAGGCCGGGCGACGAATACGACTATGCGGCAGAGAAGGTCGCCGCCGAGCAGCAGGTGCGCGCGCTGGGCGACCGGGCGCTGATCGTGCGCCCCGGGTTGATCGTCGGCGACGGCGACCCCAGCGATCGGTTCGGCTACTGGGCAGCGGCGTTCGCCCGCGCCAGGGGCGACTCGGTGCTGCTCCCGCCGCTGGAGGGCCGTGTGACGCAGGTGATCGACGTCGACGACCTCGCCGCCTACGTGATCACGGCATCGGCAGCAGGCGTCAGCGGTGCGGTGAACGCGATCGGCGATCGGCATCCGCTGCAGGATGTGCTCCTGCGGATCCAGGATGCTGTCGGCCACCGCGGTGAGACCGTCATCGCCGACGAAGACTGGCTCGCAGACCATGGCGTCGCGTACTGGTCGGGAGAGAGGTCGCTGCCGCTGTGGCTGCCCGCCGACATGACCGGGTTCATGACGCGCTCCAACGCGGCGTTCCATCGAACAGGCGGAGCGCTGCGGGCGATCGACGACACGATCGCCCGCGTCGTCGCCGATGAGATCGCGCGCGGCGTCGACCGCGAGCGGCGCGCGGGCCTCGCGCGAGAAGACGAACGCGCGCTGCTGGCCGAGCTCCTCTGA
- the thiM gene encoding hydroxyethylthiazole kinase, whose protein sequence is MSDRLRPSSESTVVSEAVVLLARLRATPPLTHCITNAVVTGFTANVLLATGAAPAMVDIAGESGMFAGIASGVLINLGTPTPEQQAASLEAAEGASTAGTPWVLDPVAIGALPVRTALAQELVALRPTAVRGNASEILALAGLSGGGRGVDATDSTDEAADAATSLAHRYGSVVAVSGPVDLLTDGERVIRIANGDPLLTLVTGGGCALGAVMAAFLGAARGTDISALSAIAAATLVYTIAAERAAVVSSGPGSFAVALLDALAGVQPDDLLVAARVEESAR, encoded by the coding sequence TTGAGCGATCGTCTGCGTCCATCGTCCGAATCCACCGTGGTGTCCGAGGCGGTGGTGCTGCTCGCGAGACTGCGAGCCACTCCGCCCCTGACGCACTGCATCACCAACGCGGTCGTCACCGGCTTCACCGCGAATGTGCTCCTCGCCACGGGCGCTGCCCCCGCGATGGTAGACATCGCGGGGGAGAGCGGCATGTTCGCCGGCATCGCCTCCGGGGTGCTGATCAACCTCGGCACTCCCACGCCGGAACAGCAGGCCGCGAGCCTGGAGGCCGCAGAGGGAGCCTCGACCGCCGGGACGCCCTGGGTGCTCGACCCGGTCGCCATCGGCGCGCTCCCGGTGCGCACAGCATTGGCGCAGGAACTCGTGGCGCTGCGCCCCACGGCAGTTCGTGGCAATGCCTCGGAGATCCTCGCGCTCGCCGGACTCAGCGGAGGCGGCCGCGGTGTGGACGCCACCGACAGCACGGACGAGGCCGCCGACGCGGCTACCTCCCTGGCCCACCGGTACGGCAGCGTGGTCGCGGTCTCCGGTCCGGTCGACCTGCTCACCGACGGGGAGCGCGTGATCCGCATCGCGAACGGCGACCCGCTGCTCACTCTCGTCACAGGCGGCGGCTGCGCTCTCGGTGCCGTGATGGCGGCATTCCTCGGTGCCGCGCGTGGGACCGACATCTCCGCGCTCAGCGCGATTGCGGCTGCCACGCTCGTCTATACGATCGCCGCAGAGCGCGCCGCCGTGGTTTCCTCAGGGCCCGGCAGCTTCGCCGTCGCCCTGCTCGATGCCCTCGCCGGCGTGCAGCCGGATGACCTCCTGGTCGCTGCCCGCGTCGAGGAGAGCGCCCGATGA